Part of the Cottoperca gobio chromosome 1, fCotGob3.1, whole genome shotgun sequence genome, CCATGGACAGTGTTTCTGACATATAGGATGCTGCTATACCCCAAAACTCTGACAGGTCGACAAAAATGAAGCACAAATTTGATCATTACAAGTAGACCAAGCTGGTCTGCTAAACACGATTTTTACAAAGCCTCGTCACTGGCAACttgtccaaaatgtaatgtgattcATTGCTGCAGGTCATGTATTTTCAGTTTACTGCCATAGATTTCCCATTGTTTTATGGCATGTCATAATTATTTCCCTTATGTCTTCTAAGCTCCTCTAGTGGTGGTGGGTGGGAAAAATGCTGTCCTCAAAGACAAACCCAGAACCAATCACATGACATTGTTGAGCAGCTGCAGGTCAAAGTGTATTGTTGGACAGCAACCACATGTGGAGCTTCTTTCAGTCGGACCGTCCATTATTTTGTTCATCTAAACAAACCAAATTCTCACAACATCGCATGCATCACTCTGGCCTTAAGTCTTGTTCGTAGAGAAACGTCCCCCcagcattacagtacagttaaaCTGCTACACAGGGCTGAAGATATTAACATTCAAGTGGAAGTAACTTTGTGGCGAGTCAAAGCATGTAAAAGCGAAACCATCTATATAACCCGACACGGCCCGACCCTGGCCTCCACCCTGCATGCTTTGCACCTCCCTCTGCACAGCAAAGGGAAATGTCATTTGATTGTGGAGCCATTGTGCTCTGTAGCAAGTCTCATTGATTCATAAGGTCCAGTTCTTCATTGAGAGTtgaagaataaagaaatatttaacaTATTACAGTAGAAGTCCCATAAGCAACACGAGCAGCAGACGAGGGGtgtatgtgtggggggggaATTGGTCTTGACAGATATGAGTACCTTAACTTGAAAACCAAGGCATTAGGTTTCAGTAACTTGGAGAAGGGCTCTGGGGATGAACAGTGAAAAGACTCCAGCTGGCCACTTGGAGACAAAACTGACTCATTGTAACTTGATGAGAGAGGAGTTACAGGCGGCACAAACAAATACCGTCTCTCTCTGGGCCTCAGGAGctgcagaagagaagagaataagagaaCAACATCATGAATCAGAGTACAGGCGAGTGCTGGAATGTGACACGATGCAACTGTCATGCAATTTGAACAATCTGTGTAAAATGTTGGaatgataaaaaacatttacattttccctTCTCACCTGTTGCCCCCATGCAAGATCTCAGCACCTTGAAGGAACAGCATCGGGAACAGAAGCTGTTCCCACAGTTACTGCAGCTCCTCTGTAATACCAAGAGACATCGCGTTGAAGCTCGTGACAATAGCACAGTAAGACTAAATGAAATATGACAATGACGAGATGCCTAAATATATCCTTATTATTGTCACAGGTTTTCAGTCTCACCCTTTTCTTCAGCACAGAGAAGACGGCGTTGCAGCTGGAACAGTTGCCtttggagaaaaagagagagatgaatagTAAAATACAGACACTCTTTTTTTATCACTTAGTTATATAAAGCAGCATGACTCAGAGCAGACTGACCTGTGCAGGTGGTGGGGTAACGTTTACGCAGTTTCTCCGTCAGTTTGGACACTTTGCTGCGTATTGGCTCGTTGCGGCTCAATAGACCATTTTCAGAGATGGTGTCATACTCGGGAGCTCCAAGAGGCCCTTCATCATCCTCctgagggagagggaagaggggggaAGAGGGGGTAAGAGGGGTGATGGACAAAGAAAAATGCAGTCACATACTGTGTAATCTGGAGTTACGTCTTTTGGAGTATGACAACCTGGCCAAGAAACCGAGCCAGAAACCGAGCCAGCCTCAGCAGGAACTGAATTCAATTCCTTGTGATTCTTTTGTGAATTTCAGGCTGTTCGACTAACAGATGTTTGACAAATAAATCAAGCATGATGATGGCAAGTACTAGTGCCACTACTGATATACACGAAAGGTGGAAAATACTTGCATTTACAGGGaaaatacatgcatgcatgcttaTACAGCTGTACTTGATCTATCTGCCAAACATAACAACATCAAACCCCCTAAAGAGCTGCGGACAAAACACCAATTTGTATCCTTGTAATGCTGACCCTATAAAAGATATCAGATCAGAtctcatacatttatttttatatatcagATCAGATATCATCAGATCAGATATCATCAGATCAGATATCATCTTTTAAATCAGGTTTTATATGTGAATCGCTCCCTATGCATTATCGTTGAGGAGTTTTGAATCACTTAGGAGTCTTTGTATTATCCTTTACTCCTATTTTTAGACACTTTTATGTAAAGTTTTGATCTCATATcgtcttcttttcattttttcatttttttattgttgctgcttttgggttttattgtatgtaaaaacattttgtaaacattGTTTGTAGAAGAGGTGCTAAATAAATAAGGTTACCTTCATGTTCCCCAATAAGATTTCCACAAGAGCTTTTAGGGAACAGGATAACTTGTCATGTGTTGGACAGCAGACATCCAGTTTGAAAAACAAAGTCTGCTGATCGTAAactctaaaatataaaatgctATTATGCAGCTACTCTGTTATGTATTAAATGttgtaattaaataaagaatatgcTTCTATGCAAAACGCTTGGTCATAACATGCTTtcaatcaaaacacacaaacatcaatgAGTCCATCTTACTGAAATGGAATGAGGAAGGAAAAGCCGATTTCACTAATGCAATACGTCTCATGAACAATGCCAGTCATGCAGACTAGACATTAATGAGCACCCTGTATGATGGGATTACTGGAGACAACTATAGTGGGCCTGTTAATGATGGTGTTGTCAACACTGTTGCATAACTCATGCCAAGGGGACAAACACAGgaacggatggatggatgggaggcactgGGAAATCCACTTACCACTAAGACCAGAGGGGTTTCCTTTAGGAAGCAGATCAACAAATAAGAACAAAGTTACCCAAAGACTCTGATATTCAGTGCGATTACACAGGAACATACCCAAAACCACTCACCTGCAGGGTAACTGAATGTTCCTGAGTGCAgaggacagcagagagaaacaggaagtaacAGAACATACGTCAGGAGAGGAGGATTTTTCCCACGACCAAGGCAAGCTCCAGCATGTTTGATTCAAATGTGTAATTCAGAGTTCTTTACCTCAATTTACCAGCCACACATATTATACATCGGCTTCAGAACATATTCACACACTTTATTCTGATTTAATATACTTTGTTCAGTCTACACAGAACAGCTCataatggcaaagcaaaaatatcaaaaactCAGACCTCTCCTTTACATAAGTATTGAACTCTGGGTGCATCCTTTATGCTTTAATTATCCTTGAGGTATTTCTAGACCTCGATTAAAGTCTAGCTGTAGCATCCGATCGCCGATTAACTTGAATTTAATGCTTCTATGTTCCTTTATCCttgtgtggcttttttttttagaaaagtgTACAACTAAGTTGATAGTGGTATTTACCTCAATGGCATCCTTAAATTCATCATCAGGCTCTGCCTCCTCAGCTTCCTCCACACTGCCAGGAGACAGGTCCTgtcatcacacagacacacagacacacagacagacacagacacagacatataAACACTGGGCTGATCGCAGGATCAGCACCTTGGACAGAGGCCGTGCTATAACTGATGGATTTGCATTACTCGTACTGGATAAATACATTGAGAGCACGGGATAAAGTGGATAAGAAGCTTACAGCAACGGTTGGTTTAATGTAAATCACAACCTCTAAATCCTTCAGTATTCAAACCCACATACACTTTTCCTGCTCCCCACTCTCACCTCCAGACTAGTTGGTGTGGGCGTCTGGTCCAACAAGTGGCAGTGTACCGCTTCTTCACACTTTCCCTCGGAGGCCTGGCCCATGTGGAGCAGCTTCTTAAGGTCCAACAAAACTGGAACCACGAGAGAAACGACACTTTAGCTTTACTCTCTTAAATGAGAGCAAGTGTTTAGCCTTGCTGCCTGCAGACAGGATGAACTGACCTCTGTAGAAGTCTCTGTTCCACAGGAAGATGGCGCTGTTGAGCCCAGCGAGCACCCAGCCCAGCGGAGCGATATAGAGCAGGCACGCCAGTATTAACATCGCTCCATAGAACCTGGAGGGAGATATTACTAATGTCAGGTCACACTTAGACAAATCACAATATAAGTGCCAGCACACTCTTACAATGAGTAGCTTTGAATTGAATGCAGTTAATGTTGTAACCCCTGACCTGGGCTTAAATAAGACagtatttaaatttaaaaaatgtatgcacCTCCTCTGATTTTTGTATTGTACATTATGTATTTTGCACAGTACTctcttatatattttattcctaCTAGTTTTTGGTGTATACCTATTTGAGGATAGTTATGTACTTACTTTGTACTCTATATTCATGATATCTTATGGAAATGTATGCATTCTGTATCTACTCATCTTTTGTACTTTGACATTTAATGTATCTCATTATCTTAAGATAGTATTTAAATGAAGGTTTTTAAATGGAACAGAACTAATGATCTGTTCACTGTTCTGTTGAGTAATGTCTACTGATTTACAGGTGATACTGtcaatgtgagtgtgtgtgtgtgtgtgtaccttgatGACTTGGTGTGATTATCCCAGTACAGGACCTTGTAAAAGGTTTCTgctgacaggcaggcagaggaCAGCATGTCATCCAGGTGCTTCAACCTGGTGAAGACAACAAACATGAGCACgtccacagacagaaacactgcGAGAACAAAGAT contains:
- the zfyve27 gene encoding protrudin isoform X1, which produces MMMHGVARDSSRGTGEGGDLARTLSKETPGSPDASELGSPRCTPNFDLLNMVVSYKRMALFLEPAGDAVELTRFLLGWKMPLCSMFVCMFLNVFLCTVNEVGWITVGVVALAAPAALGYLQDRCGGRASDSELHKRHYHAVHRRDLQTVHLTKQEAMLEVKDLLKHLDDMLSSACLSAETFYKVLYWDNHTKSSRFYGAMLILACLLYIAPLGWVLAGLNSAIFLWNRDFYRVLLDLKKLLHMGQASEGKCEEAVHCHLLDQTPTPTSLEDLSPGSVEEAEEAEPDDEFKDAIEEHSVTLQETPLVLVEDDEGPLGAPEYDTISENGLLSRNEPIRSKVSKLTEKLRKRYPTTCTGNCSSCNAVFSVLKKRRSCSNCGNSFCSRCCSFKVLRSCMGATGEKGKSPEAQRETVFVCAACNSSLIKLQ
- the zfyve27 gene encoding protrudin isoform X3, whose product is MMMHGVARDSSRGTGEGGDLARTLSKETPGSPDASELGSPRCTPNFDLLNMVVSYKRMALFLEPAGDAVELTRFLLGWKMPLCSMFVCMFLNVFLCTVNEVGWITVGVVALAAPAALGYLQDRCGGRASDSELHKRHYHAVHRRDLQTVHLTKQEAMLEVKDLLKHLDDMLSSACLSAETFYKVLYWDNHTKSSRFYGAMLILACLLYIAPLGWVLAGLNSAIFLWNRDFYRVLLDLKKLLHMGQASEGKCEEAVHCHLLDQTPTPTSLEDLSPGSVEEAEEAEPDDEFKDAIEEDDEGPLGAPEYDTISENGLLSRNEPIRSKVSKLTEKLRKRYPTTCTGNCSSCNAVFSVLKKRRSCSNCGNSFCSRCCSFKVLRSCMGATGEKGKSPEAQRETVFVCAACNSSLIKLQ
- the zfyve27 gene encoding protrudin isoform X2; translation: MMMHGVARDSSRGTGEGGDLARTLSKETPGSPDASELGSPRCTPNFDLLNMVVSYKRMALFLEPAGDAVELTRFLLGWKMPLCSMFVCMFLNVFLCTVNEVGWITVGVVALAAPAALGYLQDRCGGRASDSELHKRHYHAVHRRDLQTVHLTKQEAMLEVKDLLKHLDDMLSSACLSAETFYKVLYWDNHTKSSRFYGAMLILACLLYIAPLGWVLAGLNSAIFLWNRDFYRVLLDLKKLLHMGQASEGKCEEAVHCHLLDQTPTPTSLEDLSPGSVEEAEEAEPDDEFKDAIEEHSVTLQETPLVLVEDDEGPLGAPEYDTISENGLLSRNEPIRSKVSKLTEKLRKRYPTTCTGNCSSCNAVFSVLKKRRSCSNCGNSFCSRCCSFKVLRSCMGATAPEAQRETVFVCAACNSSLIKLQ
- the zfyve27 gene encoding protrudin isoform X4; protein product: MMMHGVARDSSRGTGEGGDLARTLSKETPGSPDASELGSPRCTPNFDLLNMVVSYKRMALFLEPAGDAVELTRFLLGWKMPLCSMFVCMFLNVFLCTVNEVGWITVGVVALAAPAALGYLQDRCGGRASDSELHKRHYHAVHRRDLQTVHLTKQEAMLEVKDLLKHLDDMLSSACLSAETFYKVLYWDNHTKSSRFYGAMLILACLLYIAPLGWVLAGLNSAIFLWNRDFYRVLLDLKKLLHMGQASEGKCEEAVHCHLLDQTPTPTSLEDLSPGSVEEAEEAEPDDEFKDAIEEDDEGPLGAPEYDTISENGLLSRNEPIRSKVSKLTEKLRKRYPTTCTGNCSSCNAVFSVLKKRRSCSNCGNSFCSRCCSFKVLRSCMGATAPEAQRETVFVCAACNSSLIKLQ